The Meriones unguiculatus strain TT.TT164.6M chromosome 1, Bangor_MerUng_6.1, whole genome shotgun sequence genome has a segment encoding these proteins:
- the Timm29 gene encoding mitochondrial import inner membrane translocase subunit Tim29 codes for MHPSPPHQLLKLAWLVLRARARRPPTRQSPPFSTQRQHPALVLLQLSSTEKRFRCLPALFIPTLRISTRSRDRRKRMATAALKRFWSRGRSEAGGDAGGPATVAAKPGVWARLGIWARALLRDYAEACRDAAAAARARPGRAAVYVGLLGGAAACCALAPSEGAFEEALLDASGSLLLLAPATRNRHSEAFLQRLLWLRGRGRLRHVNLGFCSLVYEAPFDAQASLYQARCRYLQPRWVDFPGRVLDVGFMGRWWILENRMHDCDINDDEFLHLPAHLRVVGPHQLHSEANERLFDEKYKPVVLTDDQVDQALWEEQVLQKEKKDRLALSEADSLVQPEVSR; via the exons ATGCACCCTAGCCCTCCTCACCAGCTACTTAAGCTGGCGTGGCTGGTCCTCCGTGCGCGTGCGCGCCGCCCGCCTACCCGTCAGAGTCCACCCTTCTCTACGCAACGGCAACATCCGGCTCTAGTCCTTCTCCAATTGTCTTCCACGGAGAAACGCTTCCGGTGTCTTCCGGCCCTTTTCATTCCGACGCTACGCATTTCCACTCGGTCAAGGGACCGCAGGAAGAGGATGGCGACAGCGGCTCTTAAGAGATTCTGGTCCCGAGGTCGCAGTGAAGCCGGAGGAGACGCGGGTGGTCCGGCGACGGTCGCGGCAAAGCCAGGGGTGTGGGCGCGACTGG GCATCTGGGCCCGCGCGCTGCTTCGGGATTACGCCGAGGCGTGCAGAGACGCGGCTGCTGCGGCGCGAGCGCGACCGGGCCGCGCGGCTGTGTACGTGGGGCTGCTGGGCGGCGCGGCTGCGTGCTGCGCGCTGGCGCCCAGCGAGGGCGCCTTCGAGGAGGCCTTGCTCGACGCGTCGGGGTCTCTGTTGCTGCTGGCGCCGGCCACGCGCAACCGCCACTCTGAAGCGTTCTTGCAGCGCCTGCTGTGGCTGAGGGGCCGCGGGCGGCTGCGCCACGTGAACCTAGGGTTCTGCTCGCTAGTTTACGAGGCGCCCTTCGACGCCCAGGCCAGCCTTTACCAGGCCCGCTGCCGCTACCTACAGCCACGCTGGGTCGACTTCCCCGGCCGGGTCCTGGACGTGGGGTTCATGGGCCGCTGGTGGATCCTGGAGAACCGCATGCATGATTGCGACATCAACGACGACGAGTTTCTCCACCTGCCTGCGCACCTCCGTGTCGTCGGGCCCCACCAGCTGCACTCCGAGGCCAATGAGAGGCTATTCGATGAGAAGTACAAGCCGGTCGTGCTCACCGATGATCAAGTGGACCAGGCGCTGTGGGAGGAGCAGGTGTtgcagaaggagaaaaaggataGGCTAGCGCTGAGTGAGGCCGATTCACTGGTGCAGCCCGAGGTTTCCAGATGA